A window of the Henckelia pumila isolate YLH828 chromosome 3, ASM3356847v2, whole genome shotgun sequence genome harbors these coding sequences:
- the LOC140892100 gene encoding probable polyamine oxidase 4 has product MGFGYGDDLLTDEFHDGSYAAYVETQQSPLPSVIVIGGGISGIAAARMLHNACIKVTLLESQDRIGGRIRTDYSFGYPIDMGASWLHGVCNENPLSPIIRRLGLKLYRTSGEDSILYDHDLESYALFDGNGHQVPRNTVIEVGDTFKKILEETDKVRKEQSNDMSVRQAISIVLDRHPEFRLEGLAHEVLQWYICRMEAWFAADADMISLKAWDQEEVLSGGHGLMVQGYDPVVKVLSRDIDIRLNHRVKRIINGYNKVVVTIEDGRNFVADAAIITVPLGILKSNLIEFEPKLPEWKLSAIADLGIGNENKIALRFDHVFWPNVEFLGVVAPTSYSCGYFLNLHKATGHPVLVFMAAGALAFDLEKLSDEAAADLVMLQLKRMFPDATEPVQYLVSRWGTDPNTLGCYSYDAVGNSEDIYDRLRATVGNLFFGGEAVSMDHQGSVHGAYSAGIMAAEFCQRHLMERLGGLERVPLVAFSEEESVEATSPLLISRL; this is encoded by the exons ATGGGGTTCGGCTATGGTGATGATTTGCTCACAGATGAGTTTCACGACG GTTCATATGCTGCTTATGTTGAGACACAGCAAAGTCCACTGCCTTCAGTCATTGTTATTGGTGGGGGTATATCAGGGATTGCTGCAGCGCGCATGCTTCACAATGCATGTATTAAG GTGACATTGCTGGAGTCACAAGATAGAATTGGCGGGCGTATTCGCACTGATTACTCATTTGGTTACCCTATTGACATGGGTGCTTCCTG GTTACATGGAGTCTGCAATGAGAATCCTCTGTCCCCAATTATACGCCGTTTGGGCCTTAAATTGTATCGGACAAGTGGCGAGGACTCAATTCTTTATGACCACGATTTGGAAAG TTATGCACTCTTTGATGGGAATGGTCATCAAGTTCCCCGAAATACAGTTATTGAAGTTGGAGACACATTCAAGAAAATCCTTGAGGAG ACCGATAAAGTGAGGAAAGAACAGAGCAATGACATGTCCGTTAGGCAAGCCATATCAATCGTGTTGGATAGGCATCCAGAGTTCAG ACTAGAAGGCCTTGCACATGAAGTATTGCAATGGTACATATGTAGAATGGAGGCTTGGTTTGCTGCAGATGCAGATATGATATCTTTGAAAGCCTGGGATCAG GAGGAAGTACTTTCTGGTGGTCATGGGCTTATGGTTCAAGGATACGACCCAGTGGTAAAAGTCCTGTCAAGAGATATTGATATACGCCTAAATCACCG GGTTAAAAGGATCATCAATGGGTATAATAAGGTTGTGGTTACCATTGAAGACGGAAGAAACTTTGTTGCGGATGCTGCAATAATCACTGTGCCTCTTGGGATTCTAAAATCCAACTTAATTGAGTTTGAGCCTAAGCTGCCTGAGTGGAAACTCTCTGCAATAGCAGATCTTGGAATAGGAAATGAGAATAAGATTGCATTACGTTTTGACCATGTGTTTTGGCCGAATGTGGAATTCTTGGGCGTTGTTGCACCGACTTCTTATTCCTGTggttattttctcaatcttcaCAAGGCAACTGGTCACCCCGTCCTTGTCTTTATGGCAGCTGGAGCTCTCGCATTTGACCTGGAGAAATTGTCAGATGAGGCTGCAGCAGATTTAGTAATGTTACAGCTGAAGCGCATGTTTCCCGATGCAACTGAACCT GTCCAGTATCTTGTATCACGCTGGGGAACAGATCCCAATACTCTAGGATGTTACTCTTATGACGCAGTTGGGAATTCGGAAGATATATATGATCGTCTTCGTGCAACAGTTGGAAATCTTTTCTTTGGAGGCGAAGCGGTGAGTATGGATCATCAAGGTTCAGTACATGGGGCGTATTCTGCAGGGATTATGGCTGCTGAATTTTGTCAAAGGCATCTAATGGAGAGGCTTGGTGGTTTAGAAAGAGTCCCCCTTGTCGCCTTCTCGGAGGAGGAAAGTGTCGAAGCCACTAGTCCGCTCCTCATCTCAAGATTATGA